The DNA sequence GACTTGGCTGGCCACATCGGGCTGAGATTATAGCTGTTTTAACTATAAATTAAAATATCGACGTTTAGCTAACGCCGCTAAAAAAACCATTTAACACTTATTAAACAGCAGCTTAAACGCAATATTATACTTTAGCCACAAGCTTAAAAGTTACAATTTATTCACATTTGTTACGTATTTAGAAGTCATTGCCAATAAATAAATATAAAGTTTGCTCGGTTTTATTGTGCCCATAGGACAAAACTATCGGTCCTAACGTGCTGGTATCTAAAGCCACAAACACGCTACCGGCCCACAACGCAGTGCTATATGAAATGTCGCTGGAACTATTCCAAACACCGCCATTTTCTAAAGACCCACCAACAAAAACTGGCGCTTGGAAAAGCGGCGATTGATAGCTGTGCAGCTGATAAAAGTACATCAAGCCTGTGAGCGCTTTATAGCGTCCCGACAGCTGCTCGTAGGTAAAGCCCGATAAGCGTAGAAAACCACCAAGATCTTGTGCATCCGTTGGAATTATAAAATCACTGCCACTGCTACCATATTCGCCAAACCAATTGAGGTGGTGTTTGTTCCAACCAAATGGATACTTCCAGCGCATTTCAAAGCTTGGCGCTAATACGCTAGAAAAATCATCCACATCTTCGTTATATAAAGTGAGGTTCAGATCCAACATTTTTCCGCTCGTGGGAAACGCCCAACTATTCAGCGTGTCATAATCAAATTTAAAATAGGGGCCATAAAGCCAATAATTTGCTTCCGCAGCAATACCGTTCACTTTAATATTACCGCGCTTGGCGGCTAGCCCTAGAGACCACTCTTGCCAAGGCTGGTAATTCCAAGCGATATGGGTGCGAAATTTTAGGTCTGTAAAGCCAGCTTCTAGATAATCAAAATCTTCGGTGATGTCATAAATACGCCGATTTCTTTTGTCATATTCTGCCGAAACGGTCCATGAGTATTTTAAATTCTCGGTAATCGGGGTGTAAAACTCGGTATACAACCGCTTAATCGAACCAATTTCAACTTCGTTGCGCCATTCTGCGCCAAGCCCATTTAAATTGGTTAAGGTTAGCCCCACACCTATATTGGCTTCGGTTCTATCTGAAAAGTTTTCTTGTAAGCCAATTTTCATATCCAAATAACCAGGCCCCCAGCTCTTTTCGGTAGTATCAAGGTGAATAACATTGTCGCCTTGCTCGGTACTGATTCGGTAATCCACTCGCTCAAAGGTACCTAATGCATACAGTTGACCAATTTTTTGTTCTAACTCTGCCTTAGATAGCAATTCTCCCTGATTAAGCTGTAAACGGGTTAAAATAACCGCATCACTCAAACTAGAATGATTATTTAGCTCAATGCGACTCACCACAAACTGTTCATGTAATTTTAGCTTGGCTTTGCGCTGCTGAATCGTTTGTTGATAGGCTATATATTGCTGCGAGTCATGGGCACCAATCCGCTGCGCCAATTTGGAGATAGGCTCTCTGCCTGCTTCTCTACCGCGCGCTAAAGCCAGTGGCATGGCAGAAAAATCAGCGGTATCAATACCTGTCATATCTGGAGAGATCAGCAAATCCCCTACGTCTAATAACGCTATCTGCCGCTCTGTGCCAGAGCGCGTTAAATAGATAGAAAGCTGGTCTACCACATCTACAGCGCTATTAAGCTGATCCTGTGATTTAAGGCGTGAGCCAATATCTACCGCAATAATAATATCTGCACCCATGGCTTTGAGCACATCAACCGGCATGTTATTGACAACTCCGCCATCAGATAACAGTTTACCGTCTAATTCAACTGGGCGTAGCGCCCCCGGCACCGACATGCTCGCCTGCATCGCTACCGCTAAATCACCATGCTGTATAACATAGGGCTTCATCTCTGCCATATCGGTAGCCACCGCTCGAAACGGTATCGCTAGCTCATCAAAACTGGCTAACGCTTCTAGATTACTGGTGGCAAAGCGCAAAATTTCAGCCATGGTTTGGCCTTGCACAGCGCCCTTGGGCAATTGAATGCCTTCTTGACTAAGCCCTAAAGGTAGCGCGACTTGATAGTTATCTTGCTGCTTCTTCTTACGCAACGACAGTTCGCTGCGAGTAACCTCATCAACAAAGCCACTTTCCCAGTGAATAGAAAATGTCATCGCTTCAATTTCTTCAGCACTATGCCCCATTGCCAGCATTGCGCCAAAGTAGGCCCCCATGCTGGTCCCCGCCACATAATCAACCGGGATCTGATACTCTTCTAAAAGCTGAATTACCCCTAAATGGGCTGCGCCTTTGGCGCCCCCACCACTTAGAGCTAAACCTATCTTAGGGCGAGCCACAGCACTGCAGGTAATCACCAAAAGCAGCATTAATAATAAACTGTTTCGCATCAGCTGCATCAAGAGTCATTCCTTTGAAATACAAACAATAAAGGCAGCCTAAGCTGCCTTTATAACTGTAGTTTTTTACACTATCAGAGTCTATTTTTTCTTTTTCTTGGCTTTCGCATTTGGAAGGTCGGTAATACTTCCTTCAAATATTTCTGCCGCTAAACCTACCGACTCATGCAAGGTTGGGTGAGCGTGGATAGTTAACGCGATGTCTTCAGCATCACAACCCATCTCAATGGCTAAGCCAATTTCACCAAGCAATTCACCGCCGTTAGTACCCACGACCGCACCACCAATAACTCGACCAGATTCTTTATCAAAAATCATCTTAGTCATGCCTTCGGCGCAATCAGAAGCGATTGCACGCCCCGAAGCAGCCCATGGGAACACCGAGGCTTCGTAGTTAATACCTTGAGCTTTAGCTTCTTTCTCAGTAAGACCTACCCATGCCATCTCTGGCTCGGTGTAAGCAATTGAAGGGATCACTTTAGGATCAAAGAAGTGTTTCTTACCAGAGATAACTTCAGCCGCTACGTGGCCTTCATGCACCCCTTTGTGTGCCAACATAGGTTGCCCCACAATATCGCCAATCGCGTGGATATGAGGCACGTTAGTGCGCAGCTGCTTATCCACTTCAATGAAGCCACGCTCAGTCACCGTAATACCGGCTTTTTCAGCGTCTAAGCCTAAGCCGTTTGGTACGCGGCCTACCGCTACCAGTACAGCGTCATAACGCACTGGCTCATGCGGGGCTTGTTTACCTTCATAAGTCACGTATAGGCCGTCTGTCTTAGACTCAACCGCCACAACTTTAGTTTCTAGCATGATGTTAAACTTGTCTTTCACCTTCTTGGTGTAAGCTCTAACAACATCTTTATCTGCTGCTGGTACTAGCTGGTCAGCAAATTCTACTACATCAATGGCACTGCCTAGCGCACCGTAAACGGTACCCATTTCTAAACCAATAATACCACCGCCTAGTACTAACAATTTGCCTGGAACTTCTTTAAGTTCTAGCGCATCTGTTGAGTCCCAAACACGCGGGTCATTATGCGGAATAAATGGCAGTTTTACTGGGCGCGAGCCAGCAGCAATAATCGCGTTGTCGAAATTAATGGTAGTAACGCCATCATCACCTTCAACTTGCAAAGAGTTAGCGCCGGTAAATTTACCTAGGCCCTGAACAACTTTCACTTTACGCATTTTAGCCATACCGTCGAGGCCACCAGTCAACTGACTGATCACTTTCTCTTTCCAGGTACGGATTTTATTAATATCGGTTTGCGGCTCACCAAATACAATGCCGTGCTCGGCCAGTGATTTAGCTTCTTCAATCACTTTAGCTACGTGCAGCAATGCTTTTGATGGAATACAGCCTACGTTTAGACATACGCCGCCAAGGGTTGCGTAGCGTTCTACAATTATCGTTTCCAAACCTAAATCGGCAGCACGGAAGGCAGCAGAATAACCTGCAGGGCCTGCACCCAGTACTACCACCTGGGTCTTGATTTCCTTACTCATTGATGACCTCTTGGTATTGTTATGTTGTTAAGCCGCTGTAGGGTATGTTGTTTATACATACAGCTAAACTGAGTTTACGGTTAATCGATATAAAAAAGAAGAGCCGGATGGTAAACATCCAGCTCTTATTACTAAAGTACTAGTCGGCGAATATCACCTAGCAAACCACTTAAGGTAGAGATGAAGCGCGCACCGTCGGCGCCATCAATCACTCGGTGGTCGTAAGACAAGGCTAATGGCAACATTAGCTTCGGCTTAAATTCACTACCGTTCCATTTAGGTTTCATCTCGCTACGAGACACCCCTAAGATAGCCACTTCAGGGGCATTTACAATTGGCGTAAATTGGGTACCGCCTATGCCACCTAAGCTTGAAATGGTGAAACAGCCGCCTTGCATATCTGACGCAGTGAGTTTACCAGCACGCGCCTTCTTAGAGATCTCAACCAGCTCTTCAGACAGTTGGTAAATACCTTTTTTATTCACATCACGTACTACTGGCACCACTAAGCCATTTGGCGTATCTACCGCAATACCAATGTTGATGTATTTCTTCATTATCAGACTGTTGCCGTCATCAGATAAGGCAGAATTAAACTTAGGTAAACTTTCTAAGGTTTTTGCTGCTGCTTTTAACATGAACACCAATGGGGTGATCTTAAAGCCTAACTGTTGCTTCTCAGCAATCACGTTTTGCTCTTTACGGAAGGCTTCCATTTCTGAAATATCCGCTTCGTCAAATTGAGTAACGTGAGGAATTTTAACCCAGTTGCGATGTAATGCAGGGCCAGAGATTTTCTGAATGCGTGATAATGGAACTTCTTCCACTTCACCAAATTTAGAATAATCGACACTTGGCCAAGCCGCTACGTCCATACCTGAGCCACCAGCTTTAGCGCCAGACTCTAATATTTTAACGGCTTGTTTAACGTAAGCTTGTACGTCTTCTTTAACGATACGCCCTTTACGACCAGAGCCTTTCACTTTGGCTAGATCAACGCCAAATTCACGGGCTAAACGGCGAATAACCGGTGATGCATGGAAGTAAGCATTATTTTCTACAAACGCCTCAGCTTTAGCGGGTGCGGCCGCTTTAGCCGGAGCGGCAGCGGGCTTAGTTGCTGGCGCGGGTGCTGCAGGAGCACTCGCCGCAGGCGCACTAGCAGCAGGCGCTGCAGCGCTCACTTCAAACATCATAATCAGTGAACCAGTTTTCACCTTATCACCTACCGCAACCTTAACCGCGGTAACCACACCCGCAAACGGGGCCGGAACTTCCATAGCAGCTTTATCGCCCTCTACAGAAATCAGCGTTTGCTCTAGCTCAACACTATCACCTACCGCTACCGCTACTTCGGTCACTTCAACTTCGTCGTCACCGATATCAGGGATCAGCACTTGTTGCTCTTGCTTAGCAGCGGGTGCCGCAGGCGCCGTGTCTGCCACTGGAGCGGGAGCCGAAGCAGCAGAACCCGCCACTTCAAATTCCATAATCAATGAACCGGTGGTCACATTGTCACCCACAGCCACACTGATCGACTTAACCGTGCCAGCGAACGGTGCGGGTACTTCCATAGCGGCTTTGTCGCCCTCTACAGAAATTAGCGTTTGCTCAGCGTCTACGACGTCGCCCACACTGACGGTGATTTCAGTAATTTCTACTTCATCATCGCCAATATCAGGTACGTGTACCAGCTCAACAGCGCTAGCTACTGGCGCTGCAGACACCGCTGGCGCCTCAGCTTCCGGAGCTTCAGCCGCTGCGCTTGCGCCTTCAGCTTCAAAAATCATAATTAAAGCGTTAGTGGCAACGCTGTCGCCTACCGCCACTTTAATTTCTTTGACAATACCGGCTTGAGAAGCAGGAACTTCCATGGCAGCTTTGTCGCCTTCAACCGAAATAAGCGATTGCTCTAACTCTACGCTGTCGCCCACATTGACAAGAATTTCGGTCACTTCAACTTCATCATCGCCAATATCTGGTACAAAAATTTCAATACTCATATCACTTCGCCCTTACGCGTAGAGAGGGTTAACTTTGTCAGTGTCGATGCCGTATTTTTCAATGGCTTCGCCTACTA is a window from the Agarivorans sp. TSD2052 genome containing:
- the lpdA gene encoding dihydrolipoyl dehydrogenase, producing MSKEIKTQVVVLGAGPAGYSAAFRAADLGLETIIVERYATLGGVCLNVGCIPSKALLHVAKVIEEAKSLAEHGIVFGEPQTDINKIRTWKEKVISQLTGGLDGMAKMRKVKVVQGLGKFTGANSLQVEGDDGVTTINFDNAIIAAGSRPVKLPFIPHNDPRVWDSTDALELKEVPGKLLVLGGGIIGLEMGTVYGALGSAIDVVEFADQLVPAADKDVVRAYTKKVKDKFNIMLETKVVAVESKTDGLYVTYEGKQAPHEPVRYDAVLVAVGRVPNGLGLDAEKAGITVTERGFIEVDKQLRTNVPHIHAIGDIVGQPMLAHKGVHEGHVAAEVISGKKHFFDPKVIPSIAYTEPEMAWVGLTEKEAKAQGINYEASVFPWAASGRAIASDCAEGMTKMIFDKESGRVIGGAVVGTNGGELLGEIGLAIEMGCDAEDIALTIHAHPTLHESVGLAAEIFEGSITDLPNAKAKKKKK
- the aceF gene encoding pyruvate dehydrogenase complex dihydrolipoyllysine-residue acetyltransferase, whose translation is MSIEIFVPDIGDDEVEVTEILVNVGDSVELEQSLISVEGDKAAMEVPASQAGIVKEIKVAVGDSVATNALIMIFEAEGASAAAEAPEAEAPAVSAAPVASAVELVHVPDIGDDEVEITEITVSVGDVVDAEQTLISVEGDKAAMEVPAPFAGTVKSISVAVGDNVTTGSLIMEFEVAGSAASAPAPVADTAPAAPAAKQEQQVLIPDIGDDEVEVTEVAVAVGDSVELEQTLISVEGDKAAMEVPAPFAGVVTAVKVAVGDKVKTGSLIMMFEVSAAAPAASAPAASAPAAPAPATKPAAAPAKAAAPAKAEAFVENNAYFHASPVIRRLAREFGVDLAKVKGSGRKGRIVKEDVQAYVKQAVKILESGAKAGGSGMDVAAWPSVDYSKFGEVEEVPLSRIQKISGPALHRNWVKIPHVTQFDEADISEMEAFRKEQNVIAEKQQLGFKITPLVFMLKAAAKTLESLPKFNSALSDDGNSLIMKKYINIGIAVDTPNGLVVPVVRDVNKKGIYQLSEELVEISKKARAGKLTASDMQGGCFTISSLGGIGGTQFTPIVNAPEVAILGVSRSEMKPKWNGSEFKPKLMLPLALSYDHRVIDGADGARFISTLSGLLGDIRRLVL
- a CDS encoding patatin-like phospholipase family protein, giving the protein MQLMRNSLLLMLLLVITCSAVARPKIGLALSGGGAKGAAHLGVIQLLEEYQIPVDYVAGTSMGAYFGAMLAMGHSAEEIEAMTFSIHWESGFVDEVTRSELSLRKKKQQDNYQVALPLGLSQEGIQLPKGAVQGQTMAEILRFATSNLEALASFDELAIPFRAVATDMAEMKPYVIQHGDLAVAMQASMSVPGALRPVELDGKLLSDGGVVNNMPVDVLKAMGADIIIAVDIGSRLKSQDQLNSAVDVVDQLSIYLTRSGTERQIALLDVGDLLISPDMTGIDTADFSAMPLALARGREAGREPISKLAQRIGAHDSQQYIAYQQTIQQRKAKLKLHEQFVVSRIELNNHSSLSDAVILTRLQLNQGELLSKAELEQKIGQLYALGTFERVDYRISTEQGDNVIHLDTTEKSWGPGYLDMKIGLQENFSDRTEANIGVGLTLTNLNGLGAEWRNEVEIGSIKRLYTEFYTPITENLKYSWTVSAEYDKRNRRIYDITEDFDYLEAGFTDLKFRTHIAWNYQPWQEWSLGLAAKRGNIKVNGIAAEANYWLYGPYFKFDYDTLNSWAFPTSGKMLDLNLTLYNEDVDDFSSVLAPSFEMRWKYPFGWNKHHLNWFGEYGSSGSDFIIPTDAQDLGGFLRLSGFTYEQLSGRYKALTGLMYFYQLHSYQSPLFQAPVFVGGSLENGGVWNSSSDISYSTALWAGSVFVALDTSTLGPIVLSYGHNKTEQTLYLFIGNDF